In a single window of the Gossypium hirsutum isolate 1008001.06 chromosome D02, Gossypium_hirsutum_v2.1, whole genome shotgun sequence genome:
- the LOC121214536 gene encoding uncharacterized protein: MKSTAVTLQLADRSLAQPEGQIKDIKLEDEGTQSIEQQRRLNEKIKKVFKKEIITWLDAGIIYLISDSNWASPVQCVPKKVASLWYNQIAIALKDQEKTTFTYLFGTFAFYRMPFGLCNVPATFQRCMIAIFLAMIEDSLGVLMDDFSVYGNDFDHCADNMDKILK, translated from the exons ATGAAATCTACTGCAGTGACATTACAACTCGCTGATCGGTCAttggctcaacctgaagggcAAATAAAAGAC atcaagttggaagatgaaggcaCGCAATCGATTGAACAACAAAGAAGATTAAATGAGAAGATAAAGAAAGTTTTCAAGAAGGAAATCATAACATggcttgatgctggaattatttacctGATTTCTGATAGCAATTGGGCAAGTCCAGTGCAATGCGTGCCTAAAAAAGTGGCATCATTGTG gtacaatcaaattgctattgcactAAAAGATCAGGAGAAAACAACATTCACCTACCTTTTTGGTACTTTCGCTTTTTACCGTATGCCTTTTGGTCTTTGCAACGtaccagccacatttcaaaggtgcatgataGCAATATTCTTAGCTATGATCGAAGACTCTTTAGGGGTgcttatggatgatttctcagtctatgggaatgattttgatcattgcgctGACAATATGGATAAAATATTGAAGTGA